The following are from one region of the Mesorhizobium sp. B4-1-4 genome:
- a CDS encoding dihydrodipicolinate synthase family protein — translation MDIALPGEGGGRSTRYALVGQPVQPVKGARFPRIAYAAAHVVADPLGMTDPWSRPVVDWDRTMAFRHHLWRLGFRIAEAMDTSQRGMGFDWASAQELIRRSIAEARTVDGADLASGAGTDHLAPGSARTLDEVIGAYEEQFAFIEGQGGKAIMMASRALAAVAKGPDDYAAIYDRILSQASGKVILHWLGEMFDPALKGYWGCDDFETALDTVVAIIERHAGKVEGIKISLLDAGKEVALRDRLPDDVVMFTGDDFNYPELIAGDGKRHSHALLGIFDAIAPVANAALAKLADGDRAGYDALMAPTVPLSRKIFEAPTEYYKAGIVFMAWLNGHQDHFTMVGGMQSARGIRHYADIFRLADHAGLLADPDLAISRMKSLCAVAGV, via the coding sequence ATGGATATTGCCTTGCCTGGTGAGGGTGGTGGCCGCAGCACCCGTTATGCGCTTGTCGGCCAGCCGGTGCAGCCGGTGAAGGGCGCGCGGTTTCCGCGCATCGCCTATGCCGCCGCGCATGTCGTCGCCGATCCTCTTGGAATGACCGATCCGTGGTCGCGGCCCGTGGTCGACTGGGACAGGACGATGGCGTTTCGTCATCATTTGTGGCGGCTCGGCTTCCGCATCGCCGAGGCGATGGACACGTCGCAGCGCGGCATGGGCTTCGATTGGGCAAGCGCGCAGGAATTGATCCGCCGCTCTATCGCCGAGGCACGCACCGTCGACGGCGCCGATCTCGCCTCGGGTGCCGGTACCGACCATCTGGCGCCGGGGTCGGCCAGGACGCTGGATGAGGTGATCGGCGCCTATGAGGAGCAGTTCGCCTTCATCGAAGGGCAGGGCGGCAAGGCGATCATGATGGCCAGCCGCGCCCTGGCGGCAGTAGCGAAGGGGCCGGACGACTACGCCGCCATCTATGACCGTATTCTGAGCCAGGCCTCCGGCAAGGTCATTCTGCACTGGCTGGGTGAGATGTTCGACCCGGCCTTGAAGGGCTATTGGGGCTGCGACGATTTCGAGACCGCGCTCGATACGGTGGTGGCCATCATCGAACGCCATGCCGGCAAGGTCGAAGGCATCAAGATATCGTTGCTCGATGCAGGCAAGGAGGTTGCACTGCGCGACCGGCTGCCGGACGACGTCGTGATGTTCACCGGCGACGACTTCAACTATCCCGAACTGATCGCCGGCGACGGCAAGAGGCACTCGCACGCGCTGCTTGGCATTTTCGATGCCATCGCGCCGGTCGCCAACGCGGCCTTGGCGAAACTGGCGGATGGCGACCGTGCCGGCTATGACGCGCTGATGGCGCCGACGGTGCCGCTATCGCGAAAAATCTTCGAGGCGCCGACCGAATACTACAAGGCCGGCATCGTCTTCATGGCCTGGCTGAACGGCCACCAGGACCATTTCACGATGGTCGGCGGCATGCAGTCGGCGCGCGGCATCCGCCACTATGCCGATATTTTCCGCCTTGCCGACCATGCAGGATTGCTGGCCGATCCGGACCTTGCCATATCCAGGATGAAGAGCCTGTGCGCCGTCGCAGGCGTCTGA
- a CDS encoding LacI family DNA-binding transcriptional regulator: MASRAKATIFDIAREAGVSKSTVSLVLQGSGLIRPETAVKVRKAIEDVGYVYNRGAANLRKAHSNVIGMVINDLTNPFFAELAVGMERVFQSAGIVPFIANTAENPVRQEEVLKSLMEQGVAGLIVSPARGTTPGAFRRLETAGVPIVFAMRRLPESRIPVIAPDNHRGAYLATAHLIGKGHRRLVFFGGSPDLVVYHERLGGFREACETLGIGARDILVIEGETSRRGGIACLETALAMAEPPTAALCFNDAVAFGALLALRKRGLEPGADFAVVGFDDVAEAEHYMPALTSVAVDSAGLGERAAHVMIKMIQSRTTRAEDHIGAVNLVVRESCGPDRRTRNRPAGTGVTV, encoded by the coding sequence ATGGCCAGCCGGGCCAAGGCGACGATCTTCGACATCGCCCGCGAGGCGGGCGTGTCCAAATCGACGGTGTCGCTCGTGCTCCAGGGCAGCGGGCTGATCCGGCCTGAGACCGCGGTCAAGGTTCGCAAGGCGATCGAGGATGTCGGCTATGTCTACAACCGAGGCGCCGCCAATCTGCGCAAGGCCCATTCCAATGTCATCGGCATGGTCATCAACGACCTCACCAATCCCTTCTTCGCCGAACTGGCGGTCGGCATGGAGCGCGTCTTCCAGTCGGCCGGCATCGTGCCCTTCATCGCCAACACGGCGGAGAATCCGGTGCGTCAGGAAGAGGTGCTCAAGTCGCTGATGGAACAAGGCGTCGCCGGCCTCATCGTGTCGCCGGCGCGCGGCACCACGCCGGGCGCGTTCCGGCGGCTGGAGACGGCGGGCGTGCCGATCGTCTTCGCCATGCGCCGCTTGCCTGAAAGCCGTATCCCGGTGATCGCTCCGGACAATCATCGCGGCGCCTACCTGGCCACGGCCCATCTCATCGGCAAGGGGCATCGCCGGCTTGTCTTCTTCGGCGGCTCGCCCGACCTGGTGGTCTACCATGAGCGCCTGGGCGGCTTTCGCGAGGCCTGCGAGACGCTTGGCATAGGCGCCCGTGATATCCTTGTCATCGAGGGCGAGACGAGCCGTCGTGGCGGTATTGCCTGCCTGGAGACTGCCCTTGCGATGGCTGAACCGCCGACCGCCGCACTCTGCTTCAATGATGCTGTCGCCTTTGGTGCCCTGCTGGCGCTGCGCAAGCGCGGCCTTGAACCCGGCGCGGATTTCGCCGTCGTCGGCTTCGACGACGTGGCCGAGGCAGAACATTATATGCCGGCGCTGACCAGCGTCGCGGTGGACTCAGCCGGTCTCGGCGAACGCGCCGCCCATGTCATGATCAAGATGATCCAGTCGCGCACCACCCGTGCGGAGGATCATATAGGCGCGGTCAATCTCGTGGTCAGGGAAAGCTGCGGCCCGGATCGTCGCACGCGAAACAGGCCGGCAGGGACAGGAGTGACCGTATGA
- a CDS encoding Gfo/Idh/MocA family protein codes for MSVKWGLIGASTIARQFMINAIRAQADGEIVAVMSSNPERATAYAGENDIPAAMSSLDALLGSGIDAVYISTTNELHLEQTLAAIQAGKHVLCEKPLALTSADARNMVAAAKAAGVVLGTNHHLRNAGAHRAMREAIAAGRIGKPIAARVFHSVYLPETLQGWRITKPEAGGGVVLDITVHDADTLRFVLGDDPGEVSAFTQSAGMAGGGLEDGAMCIWRFNSGLIAQSHEGFTTRFAGTGFEVHGSQGSLIASNVMTQKPDGSVLLRTAKGEEQLSFDREDLYVRSVRQFHAAIRGKGQPAATGEDGVWSLASAEAALQSASSGKAVKIDPKLGSMN; via the coding sequence ATGAGCGTCAAATGGGGACTGATCGGCGCCAGCACGATCGCCAGGCAATTCATGATCAATGCCATTCGCGCGCAAGCCGATGGCGAGATCGTCGCGGTGATGAGTTCCAACCCGGAACGCGCCACGGCCTATGCCGGGGAAAATGACATTCCAGCCGCCATGTCGAGCCTCGACGCCCTGCTCGGATCCGGCATCGACGCGGTCTATATCTCGACCACCAACGAACTGCATCTCGAGCAGACCCTCGCCGCCATCCAGGCGGGAAAGCATGTGCTGTGCGAGAAGCCGCTGGCGCTGACGAGCGCCGACGCGCGCAACATGGTCGCTGCGGCCAAGGCCGCGGGCGTCGTGCTCGGCACTAATCATCATCTGCGCAATGCCGGCGCCCATCGCGCCATGCGCGAGGCGATCGCTGCCGGCCGCATCGGCAAGCCGATCGCCGCGCGAGTCTTCCATTCCGTCTATCTGCCGGAGACCCTGCAGGGCTGGCGCATCACCAAACCCGAGGCCGGCGGTGGGGTGGTGCTCGACATCACCGTGCATGATGCCGACACGCTGCGCTTCGTGCTTGGCGACGATCCGGGCGAGGTCTCGGCCTTCACCCAGTCGGCCGGCATGGCCGGCGGCGGATTGGAAGACGGCGCCATGTGCATCTGGCGCTTCAACTCGGGCCTTATCGCCCAGTCGCATGAAGGCTTCACCACCAGGTTCGCCGGCACCGGCTTTGAGGTACACGGCTCGCAAGGTTCGCTGATCGCCAGCAATGTGATGACCCAGAAGCCGGACGGCTCGGTGCTGCTGCGCACCGCCAAGGGGGAGGAGCAACTGAGCTTCGACCGCGAGGATCTCTACGTCAGGTCTGTGCGTCAGTTCCATGCCGCGATCCGCGGCAAGGGCCAGCCTGCCGCCACCGGAGAGGACGGCGTCTGGTCGCTGGCATCAGCCGAGGCGGCACTTCAATCGGCCAGCTCCGGAAAGGCCGTCAAGATCGACCCCAAACTCGGGAGCATGAATTGA
- a CDS encoding acyl CoA:acetate/3-ketoacid CoA transferase, whose amino-acid sequence MSKVVSAAQAASLIKDGMVVSVSSSSGLGCPDAVLAAIGERFDAEGHPKEITTLHPIAAGDMYGIKGIDHLAKPGLLKRTLCGSYPSGPSSAEPPQIWKMIGDNSVAAYNVPSGVLFDMHREAAAKRPGVLTKVGLDTFADPRHQGCAMNAAANEPIVSVQQFDGEEWLYFRSIVPNISIIRATTADERGNLTYEHEGAYLGGLEQALAARNNGGIVIAQVKRVVENGTLKPHDVRVPGVLVDHIVVAPDQLQTTLTPYDPAISGEIFRPLSTFRNAEMNVQKVIARRVAMELRDGMAVNIGFGISANVPRILLEEGQHGKVTWVIEQGAVGGVPLLDFKFGCASNAEAIMPSPHQFIYFQAGGFDASLLSFLQIDRHGSVNVSKLSARPHVTAGAGGFVDITSRAKKIVFSGFFNAGAKLSLADGGIRIDQEGKVKKIVSEVEHISFSGKRAVAQGQDITYVTERCVMKLTPDGLMVTELAPGIDLERDVLAQAEIPLGVANDLKVTPAALYHDQPIGLSLNGGASLGGGHG is encoded by the coding sequence TTGAGCAAGGTCGTTTCAGCGGCGCAGGCAGCCAGCCTGATCAAGGACGGCATGGTCGTCTCCGTGTCCTCGTCGAGCGGTCTCGGCTGCCCGGACGCCGTGCTCGCCGCGATCGGTGAGCGCTTCGACGCCGAGGGTCATCCGAAGGAGATCACCACGCTGCATCCGATCGCCGCCGGCGACATGTATGGCATCAAGGGCATCGATCATCTGGCCAAGCCGGGCCTGTTGAAGCGCACACTGTGCGGCTCCTATCCGTCCGGCCCCTCCTCCGCCGAGCCGCCGCAGATCTGGAAGATGATCGGCGACAATTCGGTCGCCGCCTACAACGTGCCGTCCGGCGTCCTGTTCGACATGCACCGCGAAGCCGCCGCCAAGCGGCCGGGCGTGCTGACCAAGGTTGGCCTCGACACCTTCGCCGACCCGCGACATCAGGGCTGCGCCATGAACGCGGCGGCAAACGAGCCGATTGTTTCGGTACAGCAGTTCGACGGCGAGGAATGGCTCTATTTCCGTTCGATCGTGCCCAACATTTCGATCATCCGCGCCACCACGGCGGACGAGCGCGGCAACCTCACCTATGAGCATGAGGGCGCCTATCTTGGCGGGCTCGAACAGGCGCTCGCCGCCCGCAACAATGGCGGCATCGTCATCGCGCAGGTCAAGCGCGTCGTCGAGAACGGCACGCTGAAGCCGCACGACGTCCGCGTGCCGGGCGTGCTGGTCGACCACATCGTCGTGGCGCCGGACCAGTTGCAGACCACGCTGACGCCTTACGATCCGGCGATCTCCGGCGAGATCTTCCGGCCGCTGTCCACCTTCCGCAATGCCGAGATGAACGTCCAGAAGGTGATCGCGCGCCGCGTCGCCATGGAGTTGCGCGACGGCATGGCCGTCAACATCGGCTTTGGCATCTCCGCCAACGTGCCGCGCATCCTTCTGGAAGAAGGCCAGCACGGCAAGGTCACCTGGGTGATCGAACAGGGCGCGGTCGGCGGCGTGCCGCTGCTCGATTTCAAGTTCGGCTGCGCCTCCAACGCCGAGGCGATCATGCCCTCGCCGCACCAGTTCATCTATTTCCAGGCCGGCGGTTTCGACGCCTCGCTGCTCTCCTTCCTGCAGATCGACCGCCACGGCTCGGTCAACGTATCGAAGCTGTCGGCTCGGCCGCATGTCACCGCCGGCGCCGGTGGTTTTGTCGACATCACGTCGCGGGCGAAGAAGATCGTCTTCTCCGGCTTCTTCAATGCCGGCGCCAAACTCTCATTGGCCGACGGCGGCATCCGCATCGACCAGGAGGGCAAGGTCAAGAAAATCGTCAGCGAGGTCGAGCATATCTCCTTCTCGGGCAAGCGGGCGGTCGCTCAAGGGCAGGACATCACCTATGTCACCGAGCGCTGCGTGATGAAGCTGACGCCGGACGGCTTGATGGTGACGGAACTGGCGCCGGGCATCGACCTCGAGCGCGACGTGCTGGCGCAGGCCGAAATTCCGCTCGGTGTCGCCAACGACCTCAAGGTGACGCCGGCCGCGCTTTATCACGACCAGCCGATCGGCCTGTCGCTTAACGGCGGCGCCTCGCTCGGAGGCGGGCATGGCTGA
- a CDS encoding enoyl-CoA hydratase/isomerase family protein, translating to MAERLVTFEPEGAIGIVTLHRPEKFNALDIPMLRALETALNEAEIAEGVRVVLIRGEGKGFCAGGDIEAWGAMSAADFQVQWVRYGHRVFDRLARLRQPTIAVLSGHALGGGLELAVACDFRVAETHVKLGFPETSIGVVPGWSGTQRAVRRFGAQTVRRMALGGEIVLAPEALALGVVDRMVETGKALAEAKAWAGKIAERGPLATEAAKLMIAVAEGEESAAAVEALASGFIALTGDLKAGVGAFKTKHKPAFSRS from the coding sequence ATGGCTGAACGCCTCGTCACCTTCGAGCCGGAAGGCGCCATCGGCATCGTCACCTTGCACCGGCCTGAAAAATTCAACGCGCTTGATATTCCGATGCTGCGGGCGCTGGAAACCGCGCTTAATGAGGCGGAGATCGCCGAAGGTGTGCGCGTGGTGCTCATCCGCGGCGAAGGCAAGGGCTTTTGCGCCGGCGGCGATATCGAGGCTTGGGGTGCCATGAGCGCCGCCGATTTCCAGGTGCAATGGGTGCGCTATGGCCATCGTGTCTTCGACCGGCTGGCGCGTCTCAGGCAACCGACCATCGCCGTGCTGTCCGGCCACGCGCTGGGCGGCGGGCTGGAACTGGCCGTCGCTTGTGATTTTCGCGTCGCAGAGACGCATGTGAAACTGGGCTTCCCGGAAACGTCGATCGGCGTCGTGCCCGGCTGGTCCGGCACGCAACGCGCCGTGCGCCGCTTCGGCGCACAGACGGTGCGTCGCATGGCCCTTGGTGGCGAGATCGTTCTTGCACCCGAAGCGCTCGCCCTTGGCGTCGTCGACAGGATGGTCGAAACCGGCAAGGCGCTCGCCGAGGCCAAGGCCTGGGCCGGAAAGATCGCCGAGCGCGGCCCCTTGGCGACGGAAGCGGCCAAGCTGATGATCGCGGTCGCCGAAGGCGAGGAAAGTGCTGCCGCCGTCGAAGCACTGGCCAGCGGCTTCATCGCGCTAACCGGCGACCTCAAGGCTGGTGTCGGTGCTTTCAAGACCAAACACAAGCCGGCATTTTCAAGATCATAG
- a CDS encoding aldehyde dehydrogenase family protein → MNAPLNIAMPAEASAAPRTYRLLIDGKHVDACDGRMLERKSPGHGFTVSRYAQAGAAEVEAAMQAAHQAFETGPWPRMKAAERAAILLKAADLIEARLEDIARLDALESGKPVAQARGEIGGAVDIWRYAASLARTLHGESYANLGDAMLGVVVREPIGVVSIITPWNFPFLIVSQKLPFALAAGCTAVVKPSEMTSASTFVLGDILLEAGLPAGVVNILAGLGADVGAPMVSHPLVEMVSFTGSTRVGKMTMASAAQSLKKVSMELGGKNGQIVFPDADLEAAADAAVFGGFFNAGECCNAGSRLIVHEAIAGDFLSAVKALTARVTVGDPLDDSTKVGAMISSDHLAKVTDYVTAAASVGSTVYSGGQQLASNAGQYLDPTIIRGVTEDMAIAREEVFGPVLSVLTFETIEKALHIANNTPYGLSAGVWSANIDTCMSVARGVRSGTVWVNTFMEGYPELPFGGYKQSGLGRELGKRAVEDYTEEKTIQFHRGQRTGWWVG, encoded by the coding sequence ATGAACGCTCCCCTCAACATCGCCATGCCCGCCGAGGCGTCCGCAGCGCCAAGAACCTATCGGCTGCTGATCGATGGCAAGCATGTCGATGCCTGTGACGGCCGCATGCTGGAACGCAAGAGCCCTGGCCACGGCTTCACCGTCTCGCGCTATGCGCAAGCCGGCGCGGCCGAAGTGGAAGCAGCGATGCAGGCCGCGCACCAGGCGTTCGAGACCGGTCCCTGGCCGCGCATGAAGGCAGCCGAACGCGCCGCGATCCTGCTCAAGGCGGCAGACCTGATCGAGGCGCGGCTGGAAGACATCGCCCGGCTCGATGCCCTGGAATCCGGCAAGCCGGTCGCCCAGGCGCGCGGTGAGATCGGCGGCGCTGTCGACATCTGGCGCTATGCGGCCTCGCTCGCCCGCACGCTGCATGGCGAATCCTATGCCAATCTCGGCGACGCCATGCTGGGCGTTGTGGTGCGTGAACCGATCGGCGTCGTCTCGATCATCACCCCATGGAATTTCCCGTTCCTGATCGTCAGCCAGAAACTTCCTTTCGCGCTGGCCGCCGGTTGCACCGCCGTGGTCAAGCCGAGCGAAATGACATCGGCCTCCACCTTCGTGCTCGGCGATATCCTGCTGGAAGCCGGCCTGCCCGCCGGCGTCGTCAACATCCTCGCCGGTCTGGGCGCCGATGTCGGCGCGCCGATGGTTAGCCACCCCCTGGTCGAGATGGTGTCGTTCACCGGCTCGACCCGCGTTGGCAAGATGACCATGGCTTCCGCCGCGCAATCGCTGAAGAAGGTCTCGATGGAACTCGGCGGCAAGAACGGCCAGATCGTCTTCCCCGACGCCGATCTCGAGGCTGCGGCTGACGCGGCGGTGTTCGGCGGCTTCTTCAATGCCGGCGAATGCTGCAATGCCGGCAGCCGACTGATCGTGCACGAGGCGATCGCCGGTGATTTTCTCAGCGCCGTCAAGGCGCTCACCGCCAGGGTGACTGTCGGCGATCCGCTCGACGACAGCACCAAGGTCGGCGCGATGATCTCGTCCGACCATCTGGCCAAGGTTACGGATTACGTTACGGCAGCGGCAAGCGTGGGCAGCACTGTCTATAGCGGCGGCCAGCAACTGGCTTCGAATGCCGGTCAATATCTCGATCCCACCATCATCCGCGGCGTCACCGAGGACATGGCCATCGCACGCGAGGAAGTCTTCGGCCCCGTGCTCTCGGTGCTGACTTTTGAAACGATTGAAAAGGCGTTGCACATCGCCAACAACACGCCCTATGGTCTGTCGGCCGGCGTGTGGAGCGCCAACATCGACACATGCATGTCGGTGGCGCGCGGGGTGCGTTCGGGAACCGTTTGGGTAAACACATTCATGGAAGGTTATCCCGAGCTGCCCTTTGGAGGCTATAAACAGTCCGGCCTTGGACGCGAACTCGGCAAACGCGCCGTCGAGGACTATACCGAGGAAAAGACAATCCAGTTTCATCGCGGCCAGCGCACCGGATGGTGGGTCGGCTGA
- a CDS encoding ABC transporter substrate-binding protein: MLRKLLIGTALATSFAFSAHAADVKEVQMLHWWTSGGEAAALNVLKQDLAKEGYAWKDVPVAGGGGDAAMTALKAMVAAGNYPTASQMLGYTVLDYAAAGVMGDLTETAKKEGWDKSVPAALQKFSVYEGKWVAAPVNVHSVNWLWINKAVMDKIGGTEPKTFDEFVALLDKAKAAGVIPLALGGQNWQEATMFDSVVLSTGGPDFYKKAFNDLDDASLKSDTMKKSFDNLAKLVTYVDPNFSGRDWNLATAMVIKGDALVQVMGDWAKGEFHAAKKTPGTDFLCYRFPGTDGSVIYNSDMFGMFNVPEDRKAAQVALATATLSKSFQSAFNVVKGSVPARTDVPDTDFDACGKKGIADLKKANEGGTLFGSLAQGYGAPPAVANAYKDVVSKFVHGQIKTSDEAVTELVKAIDDAK, translated from the coding sequence ATGTTGCGCAAACTGCTTATCGGAACGGCTCTTGCGACGAGCTTTGCGTTTTCGGCGCATGCCGCGGACGTCAAGGAAGTGCAGATGCTGCATTGGTGGACGTCGGGCGGCGAAGCGGCTGCTCTGAACGTGCTCAAGCAGGACCTGGCCAAGGAAGGCTATGCCTGGAAGGACGTGCCGGTGGCCGGCGGCGGCGGCGACGCCGCAATGACCGCGCTGAAGGCGATGGTCGCGGCCGGCAATTACCCGACCGCTTCGCAGATGCTCGGCTACACCGTGCTCGACTATGCCGCAGCCGGCGTCATGGGCGACCTGACCGAGACGGCCAAGAAGGAAGGCTGGGACAAGTCCGTTCCGGCGGCGCTGCAGAAATTCTCGGTCTATGAAGGCAAGTGGGTCGCGGCTCCGGTCAACGTCCACTCGGTCAACTGGCTGTGGATCAACAAGGCGGTGATGGACAAGATCGGCGGCACCGAGCCGAAGACCTTCGACGAATTCGTCGCGCTGCTCGACAAGGCCAAGGCTGCCGGTGTCATCCCGCTCGCGCTGGGCGGCCAGAACTGGCAGGAAGCAACCATGTTCGACTCGGTCGTGCTCTCGACCGGCGGACCTGACTTCTACAAGAAGGCCTTCAACGACCTCGACGACGCTTCGCTCAAGTCCGACACGATGAAGAAGTCGTTCGACAATCTCGCCAAGCTGGTCACCTATGTCGACCCGAACTTCTCGGGCCGCGACTGGAACTTGGCCACCGCCATGGTCATCAAGGGCGATGCCCTTGTGCAGGTCATGGGTGACTGGGCCAAGGGTGAGTTCCACGCCGCCAAGAAGACCCCGGGCACCGACTTCCTGTGCTATCGCTTCCCGGGCACCGACGGCTCGGTGATCTACAACTCCGACATGTTCGGCATGTTCAATGTTCCGGAAGACCGCAAGGCCGCCCAGGTCGCATTGGCCACCGCCACCCTGTCGAAGAGCTTCCAGTCGGCCTTCAATGTGGTAAAGGGTTCGGTTCCCGCACGCACCGACGTGCCGGACACCGACTTCGACGCCTGCGGCAAGAAGGGCATCGCCGACCTGAAGAAGGCCAATGAAGGCGGCACGCTGTTCGGCTCGCTGGCCCAGGGCTATGGCGCGCCTCCGGCCGTCGCCAATGCTTACAAGGACGTGGTCTCGAAATTCGTCCACGGCCAGATCAAGACCTCGGACGAGGCCGTGACCGAGTTGGTCAAGGCGATCGACGACGCCAAGTAA
- a CDS encoding carbohydrate ABC transporter permease: MSTVATSQIKLTPEHARPRASVRSRLQDALPKIVLAPSFAITVIFVYGFILWTIYLSFTNSKTFPSYAITGPRAYQRLWGWTFDTDPPSSWYTSITNMGIFGFLYILICLALGLFLAILLDQKIRGEGVLRPIYLYPMALSFIVTGVAWKWFLDPGLGLEQTLHQWGWTSFHFDWIKNKDFVIYTVVIAGVWQASGFIMAMFLAGLRGIDGEIMKAAQIDGATTFQLYRRIVIPLLRPIFLSAFIVLAHLAIKSYDLVVALTSGGPGGSAWLPSNFMYEYTFKRNEMAVGSASAVIMLMTIVAIIVPYLYSELREKSR, translated from the coding sequence ATGAGCACAGTTGCGACAAGCCAGATCAAGCTGACGCCGGAGCATGCCCGACCGCGTGCCTCAGTACGCTCGCGCCTGCAGGATGCCTTGCCGAAGATCGTGCTGGCGCCGAGCTTCGCCATCACTGTCATCTTCGTCTACGGCTTCATCCTGTGGACGATCTATCTGTCCTTCACCAATTCCAAGACCTTCCCGTCCTACGCCATAACAGGGCCTCGCGCCTATCAGCGGCTGTGGGGCTGGACCTTCGACACCGACCCGCCATCAAGCTGGTACACCTCGATCACCAACATGGGCATATTCGGCTTTCTCTATATCCTGATCTGCCTGGCGCTCGGCCTGTTCCTGGCCATCCTGCTCGACCAGAAGATCCGTGGCGAAGGCGTGTTGCGCCCGATCTATCTTTATCCGATGGCGCTGTCCTTCATCGTCACCGGCGTTGCCTGGAAATGGTTCCTCGATCCCGGCCTCGGCCTTGAGCAGACCCTGCATCAATGGGGCTGGACGAGCTTCCATTTCGACTGGATCAAGAACAAGGATTTCGTCATCTACACCGTGGTCATCGCCGGCGTCTGGCAGGCCTCGGGCTTCATCATGGCGATGTTCCTGGCCGGCCTGCGCGGCATCGACGGCGAGATCATGAAGGCGGCGCAGATCGATGGCGCCACAACCTTCCAGCTCTACCGCCGCATCGTCATTCCGCTGCTGCGGCCGATCTTCCTGTCGGCGTTCATCGTGCTCGCCCACCTGGCCATCAAGTCCTACGATCTTGTGGTGGCGCTGACCAGCGGCGGCCCCGGCGGCTCGGCGTGGCTGCCGTCCAACTTCATGTATGAGTACACATTCAAGCGCAACGAGATGGCGGTCGGCTCGGCCAGTGCGGTGATCATGCTGATGACCATCGTCGCCATCATCGTGCCCTATCTCTATTCGGAACTCAGGGAGAAGTCGCGATGA
- a CDS encoding carbohydrate ABC transporter permease — protein MSTVATPARLPSSGVNVKIVNRVVIYGLLALFALFYLMPLFVMLVTSFKTMDEIQNGNMLSLPKAPTFDPWLKAWGETCVGLTCAGIKGYFWNSIKMVVPAVIISTLLGALNGYVLTKWRFRGHTLVFGLMLFACFIPFQSVLLPMATILGSVGRFGASLQNSVGTSFGLGNSTVNLVFVHVVYGIGFTTLFFRNYYEAFPTELVRAAQVDGASFFQIFRRIMLPNSMPIFVVTVIYQFTNIWNDFLFASAYAGTGDSMPMTVALNNVVNTSTGVVEYNVNMAAAMIAALPTLLVYVLAGRYFVRGLMAGAVKG, from the coding sequence ATGAGCACCGTGGCCACTCCCGCCCGCCTGCCGTCCAGCGGGGTCAACGTCAAGATCGTCAACCGCGTCGTCATCTACGGGCTTCTGGCGCTGTTCGCGCTGTTCTACCTGATGCCGCTGTTCGTCATGCTGGTCACCTCGTTCAAGACCATGGACGAGATCCAGAACGGCAACATGCTTTCGCTGCCCAAGGCACCGACCTTCGATCCCTGGCTGAAGGCTTGGGGCGAGACCTGCGTCGGCCTCACCTGCGCCGGCATCAAGGGCTATTTCTGGAATTCCATCAAGATGGTGGTCCCCGCGGTCATCATCTCGACCTTGCTCGGCGCCTTGAATGGCTACGTGCTGACCAAATGGCGCTTCCGCGGCCACACGCTGGTGTTCGGGCTGATGCTGTTTGCCTGCTTCATCCCGTTCCAGTCGGTGCTGCTGCCGATGGCGACGATCCTCGGCAGCGTCGGCCGTTTCGGCGCGTCACTGCAGAACTCGGTCGGAACCAGCTTCGGCCTCGGCAATTCGACGGTCAACCTCGTCTTCGTCCACGTCGTCTACGGCATCGGCTTCACCACGCTGTTCTTCCGCAACTATTACGAGGCCTTCCCGACCGAACTGGTGAGAGCCGCCCAGGTCGATGGCGCTTCGTTCTTCCAGATCTTCCGGCGCATCATGCTGCCCAACTCGATGCCGATCTTCGTCGTCACCGTGATCTACCAGTTCACCAACATCTGGAATGACTTCCTGTTCGCTTCCGCCTATGCCGGCACGGGTGACTCCATGCCGATGACGGTGGCGCTCAACAATGTCGTCAACACCTCGACCGGCGTCGTCGAATACAACGTCAACATGGCGGCCGCGATGATCGCGGCCCTCCCCACCCTTCTCGTCTATGTGCTCGCCGGCCGCTATTTCGTGCGTGGCCTGATGGCGGGCGCGGTCAAAGGATAA